The Clostridium aceticum genomic interval AATGACAGGAGAAATCATAAAGTAATAGGGAATAATGCTTATTGTAAAAAATAGGGGGTGATTCAATGGAGATGGAAGCATTGGTTCAAAAAATAACGGAAGAAGTGTTGAAGCAGCTTCGAGAAGGGCAAAGAGAAAGGCAAACTAGTGAAGAACTACAGTTCACGAAGAAAGCCTGGGTACTTTTCTCTAAAGAACAAGTCAATCAACAGTATATAACCTATCTAGAGGAGATGGGGATTGCATGTGTATTTTTAGAGGAGTGTACTGAAGATGAAATAAAGCAGATGGATTATATTATTCTGCCTATCCTGCCCTTAAGCAGCTTAGCCCATATTGCTATGGGTGTTGAGGGGGATGAAATTTCTAAAAAGGTTATTCGAAGCTTATTGCATGGAAAAGAGGTTTTTGTTTTAAGTGACGGAATGGAGCATCGAAGTTTTGAGAAAAGCAGTCAACCCTATTTTTATCAGATGTACATAGATTATGAAAAAAAACTGCAAGATTTTGGGGTGAAAATAGGAACACTAGAAGAAATTCTTTCTCCCTCTCAGCAGCAGCCACAACAGCCTATCTCACCAATAATGCAAGAAAAAACAACAGAGGAAACTTCAATAGATAATAAAGTAATCACTGAGAAAATTTTAAAGGAAATGGACTGTCACCCAAATAGCAGGCTTTGTATAAGACAAAAGGCAATCATTACCCCCATGGCAAAGGATTATATACGAATGAAGAAAATACAAGTCATTAGAGTGTAATGAGGAAGGAAGATCAAATTGATTATTGGCAGAGTAATCGGTAATGTATGGGCCACTCGAAAGGATGAAAGCTTAAATGGACTAAAACTTCTAGTGGTTGAAACTATAGATTATGGTAGAAATCAAACGAAAGAACCTTTTGTAGCTATAGACAGTGTAGGTGCTGGCATTGGAGATCAAGTACTGGTGGTAAAGGGAAGCTCAGCTAGGAAGGTTCTTCAAAGAGAGGATGCAGCTGTGGATGCGACAGTAGTGGGTATCATAGATGAAGTGGAAGTTACATTGCAAAATAACAGTTAGCAAGGGGAGGTAAAATGAATATTTTAGAAAAAATATTTCAAGCCGGCGTTGTTGGGGCTGGCGGGGCTGGCTTTCCAACCCATATTAAGCTGAAGGGTGTAGCAGAATATTTGTTA includes:
- a CDS encoding EutN/CcmL family microcompartment protein; amino-acid sequence: MIIGRVIGNVWATRKDESLNGLKLLVVETIDYGRNQTKEPFVAIDSVGAGIGDQVLVVKGSSARKVLQREDAAVDATVVGIIDEVEVTLQNNS